A part of Ziziphus jujuba cultivar Dongzao chromosome 8, ASM3175591v1 genomic DNA contains:
- the LOC107424358 gene encoding uncharacterized protein LOC107424358, whose protein sequence is MGSKARKKQIWCAQPLTPLMEGPDPELQEEGSKKESSWEVIREWFRVQKSLPAASNFSTSSSSYHNNATTLGPNPKRRDLRLLLGVLGCPLAPIPQVNDEIHDHLLHIKDIPFETSIAHYIIQQYLAATGCLKQQKCSKNMYASGIVKMICCETEVSTGRNVKSLGTRSGENGCFVLWQMVPGMWSLELVVGGNKVVAGSDGKTVWRHTPWLGTHAAKGPQRPLRRIIQGLDPKSTASLFAKAKCMGEKRIGDDDCFVLKVSADPAAVMERSEGSAEVIRHALYGYFCQKSGMLIYLEDSHLTRVETPDNDPAEIVYWETTIGSSIGDYRDVDGIMIAHQGRSIATIFRCGELSMHYTRTRMEEIWSIDDVVFNVPGLSMDYFIPPADILHTLHSP, encoded by the exons ATGGGTTCGAAAGCACGAAAGAAGCAAATATGGTGTGCACAACCATTGACTCCATTGATGGAAGGTCCAGACCCCGAACTGCAAGAAGAAGGAAGCAAGAAAGAGAGTTCTTGGGAAGTGATCCGTGAATGGTTCCGAGTGCAGAAAAGTCTTCCAGCAGCTTCCAATTTCTCAACATCCTCCTCTTCCTATCATAATAATGCTACTACTTTGGGCCCTAATCCTAAGAGACGTGACTTAAGGCTTTTGCTTGGTGTGTTGGGTTGTCCACTTGCTCCAATCCCACAAGTCAACGACGAAATTCATGATCACCTCCTTCACATTAAAGACATCCCATTT GAAACCTCTATTGCACATTATATCATACAACAATATTTGGCAGCAACAGGATGCTTGAAGCAACAAAAGTGTAGCAAAAACATGTATGCAAGTGGAATAGTGAAGATGATCTGTTGCGAAACGGAGGTTTCAACTGGAAGAAACGTGAAGAGCCTGGGAACAAGAAGTGGGGAAAATGGTTGTTTCGTGCTTTGGCAGATGGTGCCTGGAATGTGGTCTTTGGAATTGGTTGTTGGAGGGAATAAGGTCGTTGCTGGTAGTGATGGCAAGACCGTGTGGAGGCATACCCCTTGGCTGGGCACTCATGCTGCCAAAGGCCCACAACGCCCTCTGCGTCGTATTATTCAG GGGCTAGATCCAAAGAGCACAGCAAGCTTATTTGCGAAAGCAAAATGCATGGGTGAAAAAAGAATTGGCGACGACGATTGCTTCGTACTGAAAGTGTCAGCAGATCCAGCGGCTGTGATGGAAAGAAGCGAAGGGTCAGCAGAAGTGATCAGGCACGCCTTGTATGGATATTTTTGTCAAAAGAGCGGCATGCTTATCTACCTGGAGGATTCCCATTTGACAAGAGTTGAGACCCCAGACAACGACCCCGCTGAGATCGTCTACTGGGAGACCACCATTGGAAGCAGCATCGGCGACTACAGGGACGTTGATGGCATCATGATAGCACATCAGGGCCGTTCCATCGCCACCATATTCCGATGCGGCGAGCTCTCCATGCACTACACTAGGACCAGGATGGAAGAGATCTGGAGCATTGACGACGTCGTTTTCAACGTCCCTGGCCTTTCCATGGACTACTTCATTCCTCCTGCTGACATATTACACACCCTACATtctccataa
- the LOC107424768 gene encoding organic cation/carnitine transporter 3, with translation MADSSATTPLLVDYDSANVDPQTTETTTSSFFNLPPTSLDSIIEKVTKNSGFAQFLQAILVSLSWLFDGQQSFISIYADAQPTWHCTATDVNIKNSTCNPSSSNICQLSSSSWAWDRPPFTTTISDFNLQCSSSIVSGLPASAFFFGCLLGGFILATLGDSSLGRKNLLFLSSMTMSVSALLTSFAGNVWIYSALRFASGFGRASIGGCALVLSTEMVSRKWRGQVGIIGFFCFTLGFLSLPWIAYVNRNSSWRVLYLWTSVPGILYCALIFFFVSESPKWLFSQGRNEEAVASLERFGEPNKSHSSSLNLYLSRIPLVVVDHRQQETPPSFVDHYASLRSLFSKRWAFRRLLTLMVLSIGIGMIYYGMPLGVGNLGFDTYLSVVFNALSEIPCFVITFFFIGRWNRKPSVLAFSLISGVCSILCVLAVRSKWVQIGLELASFFCGNTAFSILLIYTLELFPTSVRNSATSMVRQALVFGGMFSPVLISAGRDNEFLSYGVFGIVTICCGLSVFSLPETRGESLCDTMDEQERKANATCGAIDPNATGASV, from the coding sequence ATGGCAGATTCCTCCGCCACTACTCCTTTACTAGTTGATTACGACTCTGCAAACGTCGACCCACAAACTACTGAAACTACTACTTCTTCATTCTTCAATCTGCCACCAACTTCCCTCGACTCCATCATCGAAAAGGTCACTAAGAATTCTGGTTTTGCCCAGTTTCTGCAAGCCATCCTTGTCTCTCTTTCCTGGCTTTTCGACGGCCAACAGTCCTTCATCAGCATCTACGCTGACGCCCAACCAACTTGGCATTGCACTGCCACCGacgtaaatattaaaaattccaCCTGTAACCCATCCTCCTCTAATATCTGCCAGCTTTCGAGCTCTTCATGGGCCTGGGACAGACCCCCTTTCACCACCACCATCTCCGACTTCAACCTCCAATGCTCCAGTTCGATAGTCTCGGGGCTTCCGGCGTCGGCCTTCTTCTTCGGCTGCCTTCTGGGGGGCTTCATTCTGGCGACGCTGGGCGACTCATCTCTGGGGCGCAAGAACCTGCTGTTCCTGTCGTCCATGACGATGTCGGTGTCGGCTCTGCTGACATCGTTCGCGGGGAACGTGTGGATCTACTCGGCGTTGAGGTTCGCCAGCGGGTTCGGGCGGGCATCCATCGGGGGGTGCGCGCTGGTACTGTCGACGGAGATGGTGAGTAGAAAGTGGAGAGGACAGGTGGGGATCATCGGATTCTTCTGCTTCACGCTAGGGTTTCTGTCCCTACCGTGGATAGCGTACGTGAACAGGAATTCGTCATGGAGAGTGCTGTATCTGTGGACATCGGTCCCAGGAATCCTCTACTGTGCACTCATTTTCTTCTTCGTGAGCGAGTCTCCGAAATGGCTGTTCTCGCAGGGCCGTAACGAAGAGGCCGTCGCAAGCCTTGAAAGATTCGGGGAACCAAACAAATCCCACAGCAGCTCCTTGAATCTCTACTTGTCCCGCATCCCTCTCGTAGTCGTCGATCACCGTCAGCAAGAAACCCCCCCCTCCTTCGTCGATCATTACGCCTCCCTTCGAAGCTTGTTCTCAAAGAGATGGGCTTTCCGCCGACTCCTGACTTTGATGGTCCTCTCAATTGGCATCGGAATGATCTACTACGGCATGCCCTTGGGCGTCGGAAACCTGGGATTCGATACCTATCTCAGCGTGGTTTTCAATGCCCTTTCCGAGATACCTTGCTTCGTCATCACCTTCTTCTTCATCGGACGGTGGAATAGGAAGCCTTCGGTGCTTGCATTTTCCCTCATAAGTGGGGTCTGCAGCATATTGTGCGTCCTGGCGGTGAGGTCCAAATGGGTGCAGATCGGCCTCGAGCTGGCTTCCTTCTTCTGTGGGAACACGGCGTTCTCCATTCTGCTCATCTACACGCTGGAGCTTTTCCCAACCAGCGTCAGGAACTCCGCCACGTCAATGGTCAGGCAAGCTTTGGTGTTTGGAGGCATGTTTAGTCCCGTTCTCATTTCTGCTGGCAGGGATAATGAGTTTCTGTCATATGGGGTGTTTGGGATTGTGACTATTTGCTGTGGCCTGTCCGTATTTTCATTGCCAGAGACCAGAGGTGAGAGTCTTTGTGACACTATGGATGAGCAAGAACGCAAGGCTAATGCCACCTGTGGGGCCATTGATCCAAATGCTACTGGTGCTAGTGTGTAA